A window of Cohnella herbarum contains these coding sequences:
- a CDS encoding InlB B-repeat-containing protein, whose translation MKKATKRGWKSKSRILVWMLIISMIVTALPVQQATAAELSVQQAAASESSGFQDVRPTDWFYEAAVYVRKNGIFSGTGGGLFSPKGTMTRAMYVTALGRMAGVDVSEYSASSFADVPAGIWYAPYVAWAVKKGIAGGTGGRNFSPDATVSREQMATLILRYFESYQIPYQSSNRITTEPSDLANVSSWAADAVVRLWQEGLFAGDSNGNFNPHGQASRAEAAILFMRSNAVVEAWANQNQETPTPTPSPTPTPTPGAGGNSGGGNAGGNSGGGNEGSTGIEYTLTFESNGGTAVAAQTVKDGSVAVMPEVPTRTGYPFGGWYSDSNLTIPYGFTEAVTGDMTLYAKWIANYTVSFDSNGGSAVAAQTVQEGGSLSRLPAPAKDGYIFQGWFRDNDLSLIFTEGSTVTADTKLYAKYIDNVSNAVRSTPSYSVLDVAPSFTIAIADATGSLTASEVQELMKFEDTSNPDFTGISVTGANGLFSLAAKGGQFTEGHTYQLTLTDDNLSFQGQDATTRIYVFSVAKEEVMVVPLNPNMIYLPFADVTNMMLNGKDVNSPAIPVVTTTVGDSENGLAAANAGGGTFEYTGSAAIRVGDTVAIYEGVRPDLRTVDTTGADDGAVAYVQITAMNGNTYTYDHADAKQVLFKPDVLPVSVEADTDGDPGNHSITVEHIAMNYSDSQYASIGLNELTTVDVGDFIAFYEGELAEGAVNTAVVGYGRITSITPVAEMDVIAYTDVTEEDIAHIFDVYQQQAIDGDQLLSDEEIAQLEDQIKQQAIASGFVDQAANYLSALAMETNGFKTQMEVNMLSASKGAGKVSVENLTVVPSLGTRVKHIAGQTSGVSATLQIGADIVIRIHEESDLVIHMTGTFLQEIALNLGINGGTEWGEACVWFLCVPYPRDYRITANLDAYTYTGINVTAEIATVEHDKLQDALDDWDKAATGGMLGKVRDIATEIKALIDGVQDTSVDAESLKAQYQEMMENETDWVPLIKKKLFEKSVRVVYGIIEVNFEANFVVSANVNLTIGADFNYTTAKRYSVTVHVLGFRGSSGTVSLPGDGNYQFTFYVMGTLGLRAGVLLELKAGVGSVELNSIGVSIEAGAYVNLWGYFYYQLKQLNGEQTTRSMGALYVEIGIYLETAIGAQLGDGMLSGSIPVYENTWPLYTVGEQRNVVEFAYPQDEAPELNLAGSASSLTVPKMLLEMSMFDLKSGGTDTQTYDASRFDIQVDHANFKYDPATRKIEVLNTNSPLSKGNLVITWKGAPLSFGSEPLKRTIPVTWRIRAGEYVLQLDPQNGGVTEVIVGAPNTAISAATPVYPGYTFDGWFTEAVDGTKTTIPSRMPAGDLQLYAHWTANTNTPYTVQHYLIEPNSRTAASPAYTEILTGTTDTEIQINSDRFKGEGYANGTSSGSTIKGDGSAVVRVDYYPTNRTMTFNLNYAGAPAASITALFGKNIAARIPVPTRMGYTFAGWSPEAPSLMPTSDTTYTATWTARENTPYKVVYLKQNIASDTYTVADTESYYGITGAEANLTNVTLKSYPGFSFDNSVPGTVLERLIAGDGTTLLKVYYKRDAHTMTVDYNGSGVATRVIEVPLGATISLGIPTRQGYAFAGWLPIPPATMPAEDVQFTAQWTLNTNTVSFDSNGGSAVAAQTIGYGFLASEPVEPTKNDWVFGGWYSDSALTNAYDFATQVTGDLTLYAEWLRSYTVSFDSKGGSPVADQKVNEGTKAIAPDAPTLEEYVFSGWYRDEAFTTVYDFTTEVVTGDIELYAKWTMDLKTTYTVSFASNGGSTVEAQTVNEGAVAKAPAAPTRSGHTFGGWYSDSGLTSPYGFTAGVTEDLTLYAKWTKNSYTVSFNSNGGSTVRSQSVDDGDTAAKPADPTRSGHVFSGWYRDAGHSQAYSFTTPVTANVTLYAKWIATYTVSFESNGGSAVDAQTVNEGDVAAAPANPIRSGHSFDGWYSDSSLSEGYSFTTLVTENITLYAKWTENSYTVRFDSNGGSVVNSQTVSPGNKAAVPSAPTWKGYRFEGWYVGLNEGSPVYDFNTAVTADLTVYAKWTLSPWQNVGDTVGQVFEFKSALDSHDTPYVAGALDGTVYVMKYDGDEWVNIGSFAGARNQLEFAIDNADVPYIVYRPQGTYALVVSKYDASTGTWTPVGSDVLPSYTNNPSLAFDGSNVPYLAYVHNDGSSERTRVVKNNGTSWVDVAGGESLVSGWLPPIIKFSKGNIPYLYQKVLYGDATVSKYENGAWVTVSNLGSLENQALSFALDPNGVPYIVYRNNSTMSVIRYNVGSNNWGTIGTIATGNTGQSRSNIAFDSNGTPYVVYGYGNKATVMKYEGGSWTLVGNADFTETAAYQTGMTIDSRDSVYVFYVDNQPLGNPVNLTVMKHDSGK comes from the coding sequence GTGAAGAAGGCAACAAAACGAGGTTGGAAGTCGAAATCAAGGATTCTGGTGTGGATGTTGATCATCAGCATGATCGTGACCGCACTGCCGGTACAGCAGGCGACAGCGGCCGAACTGTCGGTGCAACAGGCGGCAGCGTCCGAATCAAGCGGTTTCCAAGATGTTCGTCCAACGGACTGGTTCTACGAAGCGGCCGTCTATGTCCGGAAGAATGGGATATTCAGCGGAACGGGCGGAGGTCTCTTCTCGCCCAAGGGAACGATGACGCGCGCCATGTATGTGACCGCGCTTGGACGAATGGCGGGCGTGGATGTAAGCGAGTATTCCGCCTCGAGCTTTGCCGACGTGCCGGCGGGCATTTGGTATGCGCCATATGTAGCGTGGGCGGTTAAGAAAGGGATTGCTGGCGGAACGGGCGGACGGAATTTTTCTCCGGATGCAACCGTATCCAGAGAGCAGATGGCGACGCTGATTTTGCGGTATTTTGAAAGCTATCAGATTCCCTATCAATCAAGCAATCGCATAACTACGGAGCCGAGCGATCTCGCGAACGTTTCTTCCTGGGCGGCCGATGCGGTCGTCAGGCTGTGGCAAGAAGGCTTGTTCGCCGGGGATAGCAATGGCAACTTCAACCCGCATGGCCAAGCGTCTCGCGCGGAAGCGGCTATTCTCTTCATGCGCAGCAACGCGGTTGTGGAGGCGTGGGCCAATCAGAATCAAGAGACGCCGACGCCGACGCCATCGCCGACACCGACACCGACACCCGGAGCCGGCGGTAACAGCGGCGGAGGGAATGCAGGCGGCAACAGCGGCGGAGGAAATGAAGGCAGCACCGGTATCGAATATACGCTTACGTTCGAGAGTAACGGAGGTACAGCGGTAGCTGCCCAGACGGTGAAAGATGGCTCCGTGGCTGTGATGCCTGAAGTGCCGACAAGGACAGGTTATCCGTTCGGCGGCTGGTACAGCGACAGCAACCTGACAATTCCTTACGGCTTCACGGAAGCGGTAACGGGTGATATGACGTTGTACGCGAAGTGGATTGCCAACTACACGGTGAGCTTCGATAGTAACGGTGGATCGGCAGTAGCTGCCCAGACGGTACAGGAAGGGGGATCGCTGAGCCGCCTGCCTGCCCCGGCGAAAGACGGATATATTTTCCAAGGGTGGTTCAGGGATAACGATTTGTCGCTTATTTTCACGGAGGGCAGTACGGTCACTGCCGATACGAAGTTGTACGCGAAGTATATCGATAATGTGAGTAATGCCGTACGGAGCACTCCGAGCTACTCCGTGCTGGATGTCGCTCCGAGCTTCACCATCGCTATAGCGGATGCGACTGGTAGCCTGACGGCATCCGAGGTGCAAGAGCTTATGAAGTTTGAGGACACCTCGAATCCTGATTTTACGGGGATTAGCGTCACCGGCGCGAATGGTCTCTTCTCGTTAGCGGCCAAAGGCGGTCAGTTCACAGAAGGACACACCTATCAACTGACGTTGACGGATGACAATCTGTCTTTCCAAGGTCAAGATGCGACGACGCGTATCTATGTTTTTAGCGTTGCCAAGGAAGAAGTTATGGTCGTTCCGCTGAATCCGAATATGATTTATCTGCCCTTCGCAGATGTCACGAATATGATGCTTAATGGCAAGGATGTGAATTCTCCCGCGATTCCGGTGGTCACGACGACGGTGGGCGACAGCGAGAACGGTCTTGCTGCCGCGAATGCGGGCGGCGGAACTTTTGAATATACCGGAAGCGCCGCAATCCGGGTTGGCGATACCGTCGCCATCTACGAAGGGGTTCGCCCCGATCTGCGCACGGTAGACACAACCGGTGCCGACGATGGCGCTGTCGCCTATGTACAGATTACGGCGATGAACGGCAATACCTACACCTATGATCACGCGGATGCCAAGCAGGTGTTGTTCAAGCCGGATGTTCTGCCTGTGAGCGTAGAGGCGGACACGGACGGAGACCCGGGCAACCACTCTATCACGGTAGAGCATATCGCGATGAACTACAGCGACAGCCAGTATGCATCAATAGGCTTGAATGAGCTCACTACCGTCGATGTAGGCGATTTTATCGCTTTCTATGAGGGTGAATTAGCCGAAGGTGCAGTAAACACAGCTGTTGTCGGTTATGGACGTATTACGTCAATTACGCCTGTGGCGGAGATGGATGTGATTGCCTATACCGATGTCACGGAAGAAGACATCGCGCATATCTTCGACGTCTATCAGCAGCAAGCGATTGACGGCGACCAGTTATTGTCGGATGAAGAGATTGCGCAGCTTGAAGATCAAATTAAGCAGCAAGCGATCGCCAGCGGCTTCGTCGATCAAGCCGCGAACTATCTGTCTGCCCTGGCTATGGAGACGAATGGCTTCAAGACGCAGATGGAAGTGAATATGCTATCGGCCTCAAAAGGTGCGGGCAAAGTCAGTGTAGAGAATCTGACCGTCGTCCCTTCGCTAGGCACGAGAGTGAAGCATATTGCCGGACAAACCTCCGGAGTCAGCGCTACGCTTCAGATCGGAGCGGACATTGTCATTCGGATCCATGAAGAGAGCGACCTCGTCATCCATATGACCGGTACGTTCCTTCAGGAGATCGCCTTGAATCTCGGCATCAATGGGGGGACGGAATGGGGGGAGGCATGTGTTTGGTTCCTCTGCGTGCCTTACCCGAGAGATTATCGGATCACCGCTAATCTGGATGCCTATACCTATACCGGGATCAACGTTACAGCGGAGATTGCTACCGTCGAACACGATAAGCTGCAGGATGCGCTGGACGACTGGGATAAAGCAGCTACTGGCGGTATGCTAGGCAAGGTTCGTGACATCGCGACAGAGATTAAAGCGTTAATTGATGGTGTGCAGGATACCAGCGTAGATGCGGAATCTCTGAAGGCACAGTATCAAGAAATGATGGAGAACGAGACGGATTGGGTTCCGTTAATCAAGAAGAAGCTCTTCGAGAAGAGCGTGCGCGTGGTTTATGGCATCATTGAAGTCAATTTCGAAGCCAACTTTGTGGTCAGCGCCAATGTGAACCTGACGATCGGGGCTGATTTCAACTATACGACAGCCAAACGCTACTCGGTTACCGTGCACGTGCTTGGTTTCAGGGGCTCGAGCGGAACCGTAAGCTTGCCGGGCGACGGCAATTACCAGTTTACCTTCTATGTGATGGGTACGCTCGGACTGCGGGCGGGTGTTCTGCTGGAGCTTAAAGCGGGGGTTGGAAGTGTTGAGCTGAATAGCATCGGGGTGTCTATTGAAGCCGGCGCGTACGTGAATCTGTGGGGGTACTTCTACTATCAGTTGAAGCAACTGAATGGGGAGCAGACCACCCGGTCCATGGGCGCTCTGTATGTAGAGATCGGCATCTATCTGGAGACTGCAATAGGCGCCCAATTGGGCGATGGGATGCTCTCGGGCAGTATACCGGTATACGAGAATACATGGCCGTTGTACACGGTAGGGGAGCAGCGGAATGTTGTAGAATTTGCCTATCCGCAGGATGAGGCGCCTGAGCTGAACTTGGCAGGCTCTGCGTCATCTCTCACTGTGCCGAAGATGTTGCTCGAGATGAGTATGTTTGATCTGAAGTCAGGCGGCACCGATACTCAGACGTATGACGCTTCGCGGTTCGATATTCAGGTGGATCATGCGAATTTCAAGTATGACCCGGCGACCCGCAAGATTGAGGTGCTGAATACAAACAGCCCGCTGAGCAAGGGGAACCTGGTCATTACGTGGAAGGGGGCGCCGCTGTCGTTCGGGTCTGAGCCGCTCAAGCGTACGATTCCGGTGACATGGCGCATCAGGGCAGGGGAATATGTCCTGCAGCTGGACCCGCAGAATGGCGGAGTGACGGAGGTTATCGTTGGCGCACCTAACACGGCGATTAGCGCGGCGACCCCGGTATATCCGGGCTACACCTTTGACGGCTGGTTTACGGAGGCTGTCGACGGCACGAAGACGACGATTCCGAGTCGAATGCCTGCGGGGGATCTCCAACTGTACGCGCATTGGACTGCTAACACGAATACGCCGTATACCGTTCAGCATTATTTGATAGAGCCGAACTCCAGAACGGCGGCATCGCCTGCGTATACGGAAATATTGACTGGAACAACCGATACGGAGATTCAGATCAACTCTGACCGCTTCAAGGGTGAAGGCTATGCGAACGGGACGTCAAGCGGTTCGACCATCAAGGGCGACGGTTCGGCGGTAGTGCGTGTGGATTATTATCCGACGAATCGAACAATGACGTTCAACCTGAATTATGCGGGCGCTCCTGCAGCGTCGATCACGGCACTGTTCGGTAAAAATATTGCCGCGCGTATTCCTGTGCCGACAAGAATGGGCTATACGTTCGCCGGGTGGTCGCCGGAGGCGCCGAGCCTCATGCCGACTTCCGACACTACCTACACTGCAACGTGGACTGCGCGCGAGAACACGCCTTATAAAGTCGTGTACTTGAAGCAAAATATTGCGAGCGACACCTACACGGTGGCGGATACGGAATCCTATTACGGGATCACCGGTGCTGAGGCGAATCTGACGAATGTCACGCTGAAGTCCTATCCGGGCTTCAGCTTCGACAACAGCGTTCCCGGAACGGTGCTTGAGCGCCTGATCGCAGGCGACGGCACAACGTTGCTGAAGGTGTACTACAAGCGCGATGCGCATACGATGACGGTCGATTACAACGGTTCCGGCGTAGCGACGAGGGTCATTGAGGTTCCGCTGGGCGCCACGATCTCTCTCGGTATTCCGACACGGCAAGGGTATGCCTTCGCAGGCTGGTTGCCGATTCCTCCGGCTACGATGCCGGCGGAGGATGTCCAGTTCACCGCACAGTGGACGCTGAACACCAACACGGTGAGCTTCGATAGCAACGGCGGGTCGGCGGTGGCTGCACAGACGATCGGTTACGGCTTCCTGGCAAGCGAACCCGTCGAACCGACCAAGAACGATTGGGTATTCGGAGGCTGGTACAGCGATAGCGCTCTGACGAACGCCTACGACTTCGCGACACAGGTGACGGGCGACCTCACGTTGTATGCGGAGTGGCTGCGCAGCTACACGGTAAGCTTCGACAGCAAGGGCGGATCGCCGGTAGCGGACCAGAAGGTGAATGAAGGCACCAAGGCGATAGCGCCTGACGCTCCTACGCTGGAAGAATATGTGTTCAGCGGTTGGTACCGCGATGAAGCCTTCACGACCGTCTACGACTTCACCACAGAGGTGGTGACGGGCGATATCGAGTTGTATGCCAAGTGGACGATGGATCTGAAAACAACCTACACGGTAAGCTTCGCGAGCAACGGCGGCTCGACGGTGGAGGCCCAGACGGTGAACGAAGGGGCTGTGGCTAAGGCACCGGCTGCTCCGACGCGATCGGGGCATACGTTCGGAGGTTGGTACAGCGATAGCGGCTTGACAAGTCCTTATGGTTTTACCGCAGGAGTAACAGAGGATCTTACGTTGTACGCGAAGTGGACGAAGAACAGTTACACCGTGAGCTTCAATAGCAATGGAGGGTCGACGGTGAGAAGCCAGTCGGTAGATGACGGCGACACGGCTGCGAAGCCTGCCGATCCGACCCGTTCCGGGCATGTGTTCAGCGGCTGGTACAGAGATGCGGGGCATAGTCAAGCCTATAGCTTTACGACCCCGGTAACGGCGAATGTCACGCTGTATGCGAAGTGGATCGCTACCTATACTGTGAGCTTTGAGAGTAACGGCGGCTCGGCAGTGGACGCTCAGACGGTGAATGAAGGGGATGTGGCTGCGGCGCCTGCCAACCCGATCCGTTCGGGGCATTCGTTCGACGGCTGGTACAGCGACAGTAGTCTGAGTGAAGGCTACAGCTTCACGACACTTGTAACGGAGAATATCACATTGTACGCGAAGTGGACGGAGAACAGCTACACGGTGCGCTTCGACAGCAACGGCGGCTCGGTCGTGAACAGCCAGACGGTGAGTCCTGGCAACAAGGCTGCGGTGCCGAGCGCTCCGACGTGGAAGGGCTACAGATTCGAAGGCTGGTACGTGGGTCTCAACGAGGGTTCGCCAGTCTACGACTTCAATACAGCGGTGACGGCAGACCTCACGGTATACGCGAAGTGGACGCTGTCCCCGTGGCAAAATGTAGGGGATACGGTCGGTCAAGTTTTCGAATTTAAGTCTGCGCTCGACAGTCACGATACGCCTTATGTTGCTGGTGCGTTAGATGGCACTGTATACGTGATGAAGTATGATGGAGACGAGTGGGTCAATATCGGCTCCTTTGCTGGGGCGCGGAACCAGCTGGAGTTTGCCATAGACAACGCGGATGTTCCTTACATTGTTTATAGGCCTCAAGGCACTTATGCGCTAGTCGTAAGTAAATATGACGCTAGCACTGGAACCTGGACGCCCGTAGGCAGTGACGTACTTCCAAGCTACACGAATAACCCGTCTCTTGCCTTCGACGGAAGTAATGTTCCTTATCTCGCTTACGTGCATAACGATGGATCATCAGAAAGAACGAGGGTAGTCAAAAATAACGGCACGAGTTGGGTCGATGTAGCTGGCGGCGAGAGTCTCGTAAGCGGTTGGCTGCCTCCAATCATCAAGTTTAGCAAAGGCAACATCCCTTATTTATACCAAAAAGTATTGTACGGGGATGCGACTGTTTCTAAATATGAGAATGGCGCTTGGGTGACTGTCAGCAACCTGGGCAGCCTTGAGAATCAAGCCCTCTCGTTTGCGCTTGATCCGAATGGCGTGCCGTATATCGTCTACAGGAATAATTCAACAATGAGCGTGATCAGGTATAATGTTGGCTCCAACAACTGGGGCACGATCGGTACGATTGCGACAGGCAATACAGGGCAATCCCGTTCAAACATTGCTTTCGATAGCAATGGCACGCCTTATGTCGTTTACGGATACGGGAACAAGGCGACCGTGATGAAATACGAGGGCGGCAGTTGGACGCTTGTAGGTAATGCCGACTTCACCGAAACAGCAGCTTATCAAACCGGGATGACGATAGACAGCCGCGACAGCGTGTATGTGTTCTATGTGGATAACCAGCCTCTGGGTAATCCAGTTAACTTGACGGTGATGAAGCATGATTCCGGCAAGTAA
- a CDS encoding ATP-binding protein: MRGTLRFGSRTILLYISAAVVVGLIASYAVIFAPVSPKVQSEKGILDLTQVHVSENPLKLKGEWAFYWQELLSPEDIRVRSASDGNHDRWINIPGSWLGYRLDGQQLKGTGFATFQVVIKLSEQDRNERLALRLPTIFHSYKLWVNGELLEEVGAVGQDKSSVTPRLVTKLVFFQPEKDRVELVMQVANFHHKRGGITKYIELGGSDELTVRTNLRIAAEMFITASLLVIGVYHLLLFALRRKDRAPLYFGLFTLLFGIRSLLVGELLLTQLWPTFPWELQFKIEYLILCSSGYIITMYSECIFPNYVSRWFRLSTRIATGALCLVVVVAPALIYTKLLPIIGVVVVLHMIYLMVGLVQAAVRRMEGALVFLLVSVVALVTVVNDFLYYNERSPIGNTSPLGLLVFTIAQMILLSSRFTRAASNEERIARELQDANDKLIEMNMNLERTVQERTQALSAAHDDLRASYDRLLHSEEGRKKLLAYITHDLRMPLSSMLGYVEAVQDRVKPERNEQYLKYIQDNTIRINRMIEELSFLSHLETGQVSYRMEPVHVIHFLRGFFEQYELVVRDAGLNFMLDIGDGEDQRPNSPVVEMDAQRLEQALFNLVSNAMKFTSRGGVVRIALAVDEANPTRYAIISVQDSGTGIPPDQLEQIFNRNYRYDRPDAETGVEGSGLGLAICREIVQAHGGAVRAESDGKTGSIFYVSLPCIVDRR, translated from the coding sequence ATGAGGGGTACTCTCCGATTCGGTTCTCGTACGATCTTGCTTTATATATCCGCTGCCGTTGTTGTCGGCTTGATTGCAAGCTATGCCGTCATCTTCGCTCCGGTCTCCCCTAAGGTTCAAAGCGAAAAAGGCATTCTGGATTTAACGCAGGTTCATGTCAGCGAGAATCCGCTAAAGCTAAAAGGGGAGTGGGCGTTCTACTGGCAAGAGCTGCTGTCGCCTGAGGACATACGGGTTCGTTCGGCCAGCGACGGAAATCATGACCGCTGGATCAACATTCCGGGCTCCTGGCTAGGCTATCGGTTAGATGGTCAGCAGTTGAAAGGTACAGGTTTTGCAACCTTTCAGGTGGTCATAAAGCTTAGCGAGCAGGATCGGAACGAGCGTCTTGCCCTGCGGCTGCCTACCATCTTTCATTCGTATAAACTATGGGTGAATGGCGAGCTTCTGGAAGAAGTCGGCGCGGTTGGTCAGGACAAGAGCAGCGTGACGCCGCGTTTGGTAACGAAGCTGGTGTTCTTTCAGCCCGAGAAGGATAGGGTGGAGCTGGTGATGCAAGTAGCCAACTTCCATCATAAGCGAGGCGGCATCACCAAGTATATCGAGTTGGGCGGTAGTGATGAGTTAACCGTCAGGACAAATCTGAGAATCGCCGCTGAAATGTTCATCACCGCAAGCCTGCTGGTGATTGGCGTGTATCACCTGCTGTTGTTCGCCCTGCGACGCAAAGACAGGGCACCATTGTATTTTGGTCTGTTCACCCTGTTGTTCGGTATCCGCTCGTTGCTGGTCGGCGAGCTATTGCTCACGCAATTGTGGCCGACTTTTCCGTGGGAATTGCAGTTCAAGATCGAGTACCTGATTCTTTGCAGCAGTGGATACATCATCACGATGTACTCGGAATGCATCTTTCCAAATTATGTGTCGCGATGGTTTCGTCTTAGCACCCGGATCGCAACAGGCGCACTCTGTCTAGTAGTTGTGGTGGCTCCTGCGCTTATATATACCAAATTATTACCGATAATCGGTGTGGTCGTTGTTCTCCATATGATTTATCTGATGGTCGGGCTGGTCCAAGCGGCTGTTCGTCGTATGGAGGGAGCGCTGGTCTTCCTGCTGGTGTCGGTGGTTGCTTTGGTTACCGTCGTCAACGATTTTTTATATTACAACGAACGGTCGCCGATCGGAAATACCTCTCCTCTTGGTCTGTTAGTGTTTACGATCGCACAGATGATTTTGCTTTCTTCGAGATTTACGAGGGCGGCATCGAACGAGGAAAGGATTGCGCGCGAACTTCAGGACGCTAACGACAAGCTTATCGAGATGAATATGAATCTGGAACGGACCGTGCAGGAACGCACGCAGGCCTTGTCTGCAGCTCATGACGATCTCCGCGCTTCGTACGACCGGTTGCTTCACTCTGAGGAAGGGCGGAAGAAACTCCTAGCCTATATTACGCACGATCTGCGTATGCCGCTGTCCAGCATGCTTGGTTATGTAGAAGCTGTGCAGGACAGGGTCAAGCCGGAACGCAATGAACAGTACCTGAAGTATATCCAGGATAACACGATAAGGATTAACCGCATGATCGAGGAGTTGTCCTTCTTGTCGCATCTAGAGACGGGACAAGTCTCGTACCGAATGGAGCCGGTTCATGTGATCCACTTCTTGCGTGGTTTTTTTGAACAATATGAGCTGGTTGTGCGCGATGCAGGGCTCAATTTCATGCTGGATATCGGAGATGGGGAAGACCAACGACCGAACTCGCCCGTTGTCGAGATGGATGCGCAAAGATTAGAGCAGGCTTTGTTTAATCTCGTGTCGAACGCGATGAAGTTCACCTCCAGAGGCGGGGTGGTGCGTATTGCGCTAGCTGTGGACGAGGCGAATCCTACCCGCTATGCGATCATTAGCGTGCAAGATTCCGGCACGGGTATTCCTCCGGATCAGCTCGAACAAATCTTCAATCGCAATTACAGGTATGATAGGCCGGACGCGGAGACGGGGGTCGAAGGCAGCGGGCTTGGGCTGGCGATTTGCAGGGAAATCGTACAAGCGCATGGAGGGGCGGTTCGAGCGGAGAGCGACGGCAAGACGGGGTCGATATTCTATGTATCGCTTCCTTGTATTGTAGATCGTCGATGA
- a CDS encoding response regulator transcription factor codes for MERILIVDDDPQIREVIRTHIEQSGMHVLEAESGEQAIERLESEQVDVLILDLMMDDRDGFEVLRYLNKRSLDVLAIVVSARRAEQDKIATLGLGADDYMTKPFSPMELMARIQAVLRRRHPKSSPPSLVIRLSNMILDIDNYALLIYNEKISLTMVECDLMQLLMQNPDRVMTKLEIYQQVWQHERYDDNNLSVYMSRLRKQLERAQSSWEIQTVRGVGYRLTGVGL; via the coding sequence ATGGAACGAATTCTGATAGTTGACGATGACCCGCAAATTCGCGAAGTGATCCGTACCCATATCGAACAATCTGGCATGCATGTGCTCGAAGCCGAGTCCGGTGAGCAAGCGATCGAACGGCTGGAATCCGAGCAGGTGGATGTCCTCATTCTGGATCTCATGATGGATGATCGCGACGGATTCGAAGTGCTGCGTTACTTGAATAAGCGCAGCTTAGACGTATTGGCTATTGTCGTCAGCGCTAGAAGAGCGGAACAAGATAAGATCGCCACGCTAGGACTCGGGGCTGACGATTATATGACGAAGCCCTTTAGTCCCATGGAGTTAATGGCCCGCATTCAAGCCGTTCTGCGCAGACGGCACCCTAAATCCAGCCCCCCTTCTTTGGTCATTCGTTTGAGCAATATGATTCTGGATATCGATAACTACGCGCTTCTGATCTATAACGAGAAGATTTCCTTAACGATGGTAGAGTGCGATCTCATGCAGCTCCTTATGCAGAATCCCGACCGCGTGATGACGAAGCTCGAAATCTATCAACAAGTCTGGCAGCATGAACGATATGACGATAACAACTTAAGCGTATATATGAGTCGGCTGCGTAAACAATTGGAACGGGCTCAGTCGTCTTGGGAAATTCAAACCGTACGCGGCGTTGGTTACCGGTTGACGGGAGTTGGCCTATGA